The genomic DNA TTATGAGAATAGAAAGAAGGAAACAGAAACTTCCTGGTACTACCAGCTGGAAGAACAAAATCAGCTTTTCTTTCCTTGACCATAGATATCCCGTAAAGTGCTTCGTTATAAGATATGGTTGAGCGCATACGCTAGTTATAAAAAGTACGTTAAGTGGAATCTTTTGTGAAGCAGAAAGCTCTGAATCAGAGACGCCAAAGTACTGAAGCAATACGCGATAAACTACATCCAAACAGTATAAAAGGCAACAAGTAAGAATCAGTTTTCTCTTGACACCTATTAGCTGAAATGGGCGAAACAGAAAGAGAACGTTGATGAAATACCAGATGTAAAGAAATGCACTGAGGATCGAACCCGAAATTGTTTTCATCCACTGCACTTGTACAGGAATCTTCTTTTTAAGAGAGAATTCgcagttttgttcagttttcaAGTTGATATATGAGATCAGTATGTTCATCGAACCTACGATTACAGCGGTAACCAGTGAAATTAATCCTCCGATGAACATTGATTTACAAATTGTGCGAATGGCAGATGGTCTCAATCGCTTCCAAGCCATTTCTCTTTGTTCATGGGAAGCGATGAGTGTTTCCTCATTATTCTCTATTGAGCTAGCATCAGTAACCTTTACTTGTACACACCTAGACACTTGATACTCTAAACTTGTGGCTTCTCTGTCAGGGTTGGATACAGACTAGTGCAACTAGTTTCCAGAAACTAGTCAGAATTgtgaagaaatttaaaaaaaccctAAGAAATCCATGTCAGAAAGTCTCAACCGCAAGATGCCAATTCCCTGGtgtttaataataatacagaATTTGTTAATTCCAACTGCACTACATTTTTTGCCAGCCTCCAGCGGACCAGCGCCTTGAGTTTCACAGAGCTCCTCacccctaccccctccccctccgtaGATCTCTGCTTAAAAAATGTGCACTAGtgcaaattttctcttttttattgtgCACTAGTCAAAACTCTCTTTCATTGGCTGAGCATAATTGTGCACCAGTCAAAGTCTCTTCTCATTGGCTGCTGCGATTTGGTGCACTGGTCGTGAACTACTCGATCTGAGTGACGTGCCATGGCGTCGCTACTTTTAAGCCTTGAGCGGCAGCCTGTTTGTCGAAAGGAAGATTGTTCACCGTTTGATATCGGTACCGTGTACAGAGTCATTGCCTCGTTTACCGACGCTGAAAAGTTTAGGTTTATTGAAAGCGTCTGGAAGCCAGATCTACTGTTCGAGTTCCCGGCGTCGAAAGAAACGTGTGGAAAGCAGCGAAAGTTTCGACAGGAATGGCTCGTGAAATACCCTTGGCTTGTTTATTCCAAGTACTTGGATGGTGCGTTCTGTTTGCCTTGTGTCTGTTTCGGAGTGGCGTGTGGCAAAAATGGTGCCAAACTAGACAAGCTGTTTCGATCCCCGCTTACATTTAGGACGACGGCACGTGGAAAGTTCGACAGCCATGCGAGCGGGAAGTCAGAAATTCACAAATTTTCTGTCATGGCAAAGCAGAATTTCTTGGCTGCAATGAGAAGGCGAACCGCCCCCCTTGATCAGCAGTTAAACCGGTTGATGCAAGCCCAGATCGATGAAAATCGAGAGAAAATGAAATCGATCGTGAAAACTGTAATCTTTTGTGGTCAAAACAACATTCCGTTGAGCGGGAAACGAGATGACAACCCTGATGACAGCAATCTCCAAGGAAACTTTCAACCCTCATGGAAACATTCATTTTGGTGGAAACTAGTCACGAAAAATGCTGAATCCACCCCTGTCTGTCGCTGTATTCTTGGTAAATAAGTTCATCAACAGGATGACAATACCATTCTCGTCCTGTACTCTCCAAAGGATTGTAGCCAAATGATTCTGCTGTAAACTCAGGTTCATTCGGATTATAGTACTCTGTAACGTCTCGTGTGAAACTATGTAGGATATGACCAAATAACTCTGCTATGGTGCCTCCTAACATTATAGCCACTATATAACACTAGGATCCCATAAACCTTTGTTTGGTAGAAACGAAAGATAATGAAACAATTGTCGGCTAGTTTGGCGTATATTCTTTTAGTTTCCATGCTGAGCAATTGTCAACTGTGAAAACAGTTTTTGGTTTTCAAGTCCGGATAATGCGAACCTCAAGGTAAAATTATAGTTTTACAGTGGAAAAATGACACAGCTAAAAAAGTTACCTGGTGCCTTTCTTGGTCGAAAGAATGTTTTAGAAACCGTACCAACATGCAGACGTCAACAACTCATGGTCAGCTGAGCGGGGCTTTTAAAGCGACAATGCCCCCCACCTCAATAAACTTTTGCTTTCCTAGTTTGTTTGCTTTTGGGAAAATGAATCAACA from Porites lutea chromosome 6, jaPorLute2.1, whole genome shotgun sequence includes the following:
- the LOC140940904 gene encoding uncharacterized protein, translated to MLGGTIAELFGHILHSFTRDVTEYYNPNEPEFTAESFGYNPLESTGREWYCHPVDELIYQEYSDRQGEATSLEYQVSRCVQVKVTDASSIENNEETLIASHEQREMAWKRLRPSAIRTICKSMFIGGLISLVTAVIVGSMNILISYINLKTEQNCEFSLKKKIPVQVQWMKTISGSILSAFLYIWYFINVLFLFRPFQLIGVKRKLILTCCLLYCLDVVYRVLLQYFGVSDSELSASQKIPLNVLFITSVCAQPYLITKHFTGYLWSRKEKLILFFQLVVPGSFCFLLSILITTFIYPLYNAQNKNGKLIIALFAPLVGVFLKVISRISVQRLYTITHPGHSFVLLVPLYCGAAINFRILQADLSRVQTIVLLGIIHGAAEVIERSTMVFIDHICHQLVKRRSAPWGSFRTPRRERLMADITIMSILFESAAIVSVNGFLYLYQYVYLTNKPLLSLLQRFAIHTSVQLVIEWFFTSVSLAIETRYQNIAVMAVWKKRWKRHTLVAIVNAVPIAIWTGTNLSIIVHGRFPELLNQTCKMPFT